In a genomic window of Variovorax paradoxus:
- a CDS encoding iron ABC transporter permease, which produces MPAGHLRRVLLFGLALLVLGAALLLLGLGIGSTGFESFLSARHDPVALQIVWDIRLPRTLGAWLAGALLGLAGAVAQGLFRNPLADPFLLGSASGASLGVALALLFFGGSAASAQWAVRLGLTGAAFLGSMAAVMLTLLLARGVQQTLRLLLAGVIVGVVLGAMKDLITIASADILQAIQGFTLGNTGLVGWSACAVMALACALCLLLAWALAPVLDGLALGESTARSLGLPLGAMRAALVVVLALATGAAVAQTGLIAFVGLAAPHLVRSVVKTTHARLIVLSAAMGGLLLMAADLLARWLIAPQELPVGVLTAVLGGSYLLWLMHRRTARGTAS; this is translated from the coding sequence ATGCCCGCGGGCCACCTGCGCCGCGTGCTGCTGTTCGGCCTCGCGCTGCTGGTGCTCGGCGCCGCCTTGCTGCTGCTCGGCCTGGGCATCGGCAGCACCGGCTTCGAGAGCTTCCTGTCGGCGCGCCACGATCCGGTGGCGCTGCAGATCGTCTGGGACATCCGGCTGCCGCGCACCCTCGGCGCCTGGCTCGCGGGCGCGCTGCTCGGGCTGGCCGGCGCGGTGGCGCAAGGGCTGTTCCGCAATCCGCTGGCCGATCCCTTCCTGCTCGGAAGCGCCTCGGGCGCCTCGCTGGGCGTGGCGCTGGCGCTGCTGTTCTTCGGCGGCTCGGCCGCCAGCGCGCAGTGGGCGGTGCGGCTGGGCCTCACGGGCGCGGCCTTCCTCGGCTCGATGGCGGCCGTGATGCTCACCTTGCTGCTCGCGCGCGGCGTGCAGCAGACGCTGCGGCTGCTGCTCGCGGGCGTGATCGTGGGCGTGGTGCTCGGCGCGATGAAGGACCTGATCACCATCGCCTCGGCCGACATCCTGCAGGCGATCCAGGGCTTCACGCTCGGCAACACCGGCCTGGTCGGCTGGAGCGCCTGCGCCGTGATGGCGCTGGCCTGCGCGCTGTGCCTGCTGCTGGCCTGGGCGCTGGCGCCGGTGCTCGACGGCCTGGCGCTCGGCGAGTCCACCGCGCGCAGCCTGGGGTTGCCGCTGGGCGCGATGCGCGCCGCGCTGGTGGTGGTGCTGGCGCTGGCCACCGGCGCCGCGGTGGCGCAGACCGGCCTGATCGCTTTCGTCGGCCTGGCCGCGCCGCACCTGGTGCGCTCGGTGGTCAAGACCACGCATGCGCGGCTGATCGTGCTGTCGGCCGCGATGGGCGGGCTGCTGCTGATGGCGGCCGACCTGCTGGCGCGCTGGCTGATCGCGCCGCAGGAGCTGCCCGTGGGCGTGCTCACCGCGGTGCTGGGCGGCAGCTACCTGCTGTGGCTGATGCACCGGCGCACCGCGAGGGGCACGGCCTCATGA
- a CDS encoding ABC transporter substrate-binding protein, producing MKGFLVAALAALALATGLWSPPASALEVVDERGVSVELPQPPQRIVTLLPSLTESVCALGACARLVGVDRYSNSPAPVRGLPQLGGGIDPNVEAVVALKPDVVLLAKSSRVTERLEALGLKVLVLEPKNHADVRRVLGKLDQVLGTHEAPAVWRAIDAAVSAAAQSLPAAARGQRVYFEVNSGPYAAGESSFIGETLTRLGARNIVPAALGPFPKLNPEYVVRANPDLIMVSVRSAQGLEQRPGWSTMRAVREGRICRFTAEQSDVLVRPGPRMDEAARLMAQCLGDKANTRGAR from the coding sequence ATGAAAGGCTTTCTCGTCGCCGCTCTGGCGGCACTGGCACTCGCCACGGGCCTGTGGTCGCCGCCCGCGAGCGCGCTCGAGGTGGTCGACGAACGCGGCGTGAGCGTGGAGCTGCCGCAGCCGCCGCAGCGCATCGTGACCCTGCTGCCCTCGCTGACCGAATCGGTCTGCGCGCTCGGCGCCTGCGCGCGGCTGGTCGGCGTCGACCGCTATTCGAATTCGCCGGCGCCGGTGCGCGGCCTGCCGCAACTCGGTGGCGGCATCGACCCCAATGTCGAGGCCGTGGTGGCGCTCAAGCCCGACGTGGTGCTGCTCGCCAAGTCCTCGCGCGTGACCGAGCGGCTCGAGGCGCTGGGCCTCAAGGTGCTGGTGCTCGAACCGAAGAACCATGCCGACGTGCGCCGCGTGCTCGGCAAGCTCGACCAGGTGCTCGGCACCCACGAGGCGCCGGCGGTCTGGCGCGCCATCGATGCCGCGGTGTCGGCCGCGGCGCAGTCGCTGCCCGCCGCCGCGCGCGGCCAGCGCGTGTACTTCGAGGTCAACAGCGGCCCGTACGCGGCCGGCGAGTCCTCCTTCATCGGCGAGACGCTGACGCGGCTGGGCGCCAGGAACATCGTGCCGGCGGCGCTCGGCCCCTTTCCCAAGCTCAACCCCGAATACGTGGTGCGCGCCAATCCCGACCTGATCATGGTCAGCGTGCGCAGCGCGCAGGGCCTCGAGCAGCGCCCGGGCTGGAGCACCATGCGCGCGGTGCGCGAGGGACGCATCTGCCGCTTCACGGCCGAGCAGTCCGACGTGCTGGTGCGCCCCGGCCCGCGCATGGACGAGGCGGCACGGCTGATGGCGCAATGCCTGGGCGACAAGGCAAACACGCGAGGCGCGCGCTGA
- a CDS encoding bifunctional adenosylcobinamide kinase/adenosylcobinamide-phosphate guanylyltransferase: MPRRSKPGHRLPRSIALTPEHEFILGGQKSGKSRRAEQRAADWLAAAPKQRRAVLIATAQPYDDEMRERIVRHQADRAERVPSLRTIEEPVELARAIVTQSTPESLVVVDCLTMWLTNLLMPLRAEGARPVSRTPAAHINLLLGALRDARGPVVLVGNEIGLGVIPLGRETRAFVDALGRLNQDVAGVCHRVTLMAAGLPLTLKEPGR; encoded by the coding sequence ATGCCGCGCCGCTCGAAACCGGGGCACCGGCTGCCCAGGAGCATCGCGTTGACGCCTGAACACGAATTCATCCTCGGCGGCCAGAAGAGCGGCAAGTCGCGCCGCGCCGAGCAGCGCGCGGCCGACTGGCTCGCGGCCGCGCCGAAGCAGCGCCGCGCGGTGCTGATCGCCACCGCGCAGCCCTACGACGACGAGATGCGCGAACGCATCGTGCGCCACCAGGCCGATCGCGCCGAGCGCGTGCCGAGCCTGCGCACCATCGAGGAGCCGGTCGAGCTGGCGCGCGCCATCGTGACCCAGAGCACGCCCGAGTCGCTGGTGGTGGTCGACTGCCTCACGATGTGGCTCACCAACCTGCTGATGCCGCTGCGCGCCGAGGGCGCGCGGCCGGTCTCGCGCACGCCCGCCGCGCACATCAACCTGCTGCTGGGCGCGCTGCGCGATGCACGCGGTCCTGTCGTGCTGGTGGGCAACGAGATCGGCCTGGGCGTGATCCCGCTGGGCCGCGAGACGCGCGCCTTCGTCGATGCGCTGGGCCGGCTCAACCAGGACGTGGCCGGTGTCTGCCACCGCGTCACCTTGATGGCCGCGGGCCTGCCGCTGACCCTGAAGGAACCGGGCCGATGA
- a CDS encoding cobyrinate a,c-diamide synthase, translated as MLVAAPASGQGKTTVAAALARLHARQGRRVRAFKCGPDFLDPHWLRLATGAPVHSLDLWMTGEADCRARLHAAAAESDLVIVEGVMGLFDGTPSAADLAQRFGLPVLAVIDAHAMAGTFGALAHGLQSFRPALTWAGVLANRVAGERHADMLRGALREPADWLGALPRDAGFSLPERHLGLVAAHELGDAAERLDRVADALAGTPLGSLQLPRVRFEAPPAGEVAPIAPLLAGRTIGIARDAAFSFIYPANLDTLNALGARLVFFSPLAGEALPDCDALWLPGGYPELHAATLARRSDLRTALAAHAAAGRPIWAECGGMMALFDEIAVPGIGDGDEAAVHALWGLLPGRVTLQKRLAGLGPQALALGAHTLRGHTFHYSRCETPLVPAAHSRRPQGTAGGEALYVHGCVRASYFHAWFASSPEATARLFDAAPLETGAPAAQEHRVDA; from the coding sequence GTGCTCGTGGCCGCGCCCGCCTCGGGGCAGGGCAAGACCACCGTGGCCGCCGCGCTCGCGCGGCTGCATGCGCGCCAGGGTCGGCGCGTGCGCGCCTTCAAGTGCGGGCCCGACTTCCTCGACCCGCACTGGCTGCGGCTGGCCACCGGCGCGCCCGTGCATTCGCTCGACCTGTGGATGACCGGCGAGGCCGACTGCCGCGCGCGGCTGCATGCGGCCGCGGCCGAGTCGGACCTCGTGATCGTCGAGGGCGTGATGGGCCTGTTCGACGGCACGCCAAGCGCGGCCGACCTGGCGCAGCGCTTCGGCCTGCCGGTGCTGGCGGTGATCGACGCCCATGCGATGGCCGGCACCTTCGGCGCGCTGGCGCATGGGCTGCAGAGCTTCAGGCCCGCTCTGACCTGGGCCGGCGTGCTGGCCAATCGCGTGGCCGGCGAGCGCCATGCCGACATGTTGCGCGGCGCCTTGCGCGAGCCCGCGGACTGGCTCGGCGCCTTGCCGCGCGATGCGGGCTTCTCGCTGCCCGAGCGCCACCTGGGCCTGGTGGCGGCGCACGAGCTCGGCGACGCGGCCGAGCGGCTCGACCGCGTGGCCGATGCGCTGGCCGGCACGCCGCTGGGGTCGCTGCAGCTGCCGCGGGTGCGCTTCGAGGCGCCGCCGGCCGGCGAGGTCGCACCGATCGCGCCGCTGCTCGCGGGCCGCACCATCGGCATCGCGCGCGACGCGGCCTTCTCGTTCATCTACCCGGCCAACCTCGACACGCTGAACGCGCTCGGCGCCAGGCTGGTCTTCTTCTCGCCGCTGGCCGGCGAGGCGCTGCCCGACTGCGATGCGCTGTGGCTGCCCGGCGGCTATCCCGAGCTGCATGCCGCCACGCTCGCGCGGCGCTCGGACCTGCGCACCGCGCTCGCGGCCCATGCGGCCGCGGGCCGGCCGATCTGGGCCGAATGCGGCGGGATGATGGCGCTGTTCGACGAGATCGCCGTGCCCGGCATCGGCGATGGCGACGAAGCTGCGGTGCATGCGCTCTGGGGCCTGCTGCCCGGGCGCGTCACGCTGCAGAAGCGGCTCGCCGGCCTCGGCCCGCAGGCCCTCGCGCTGGGCGCGCACACGCTGCGCGGCCATACTTTCCACTACTCGCGCTGCGAGACGCCGCTCGTGCCGGCCGCCCATTCGCGCCGCCCGCAAGGCACGGCCGGCGGCGAGGCGCTCTACGTGCACGGCTGCGTGCGCGCGAGCTACTTCCACGCCTGGTTCGCCTCCAGTCCCGAAGCCACCGCGCGGCTGTTCGATGCCGCGCCGCTCGAAACCGGGGCACCGGCTGCCCAGGAGCATCGCGTTGACGCCTGA